A genomic window from Flintibacter sp. KGMB00164 includes:
- a CDS encoding TAXI family TRAP transporter solute-binding subunit, whose product MADTGVWRKTLLMGVALCLLLTGCGTGGGNGSGEEGLTVLTIGTADSGGTMYTVGSALAQAITNGDSSIKVNIGASTGSAMNVRGLVGGEIDLGLVSGDVAYAAYYGQDDFSQPMESLRAVAALYVSTSNWIAPQSVGAEYVHDLVGKRIGVGPQESTTELSARTAVTVLGLDQGGTQLLNCGLGDGARMVEQGELDAIHGFSGAPVGGLKELAQNQPCQLLKYTQEELEAILDENQSYYPVVIPAGTYAGQEEDVDTFGVKCLLCVDASMPENLVYQITQEIWAATEKLSKEHPALAEMADREFVCQDLPIPLHSGAWEFYEDQGILE is encoded by the coding sequence ATGGCGGACACAGGCGTGTGGAGAAAAACGCTGTTGATGGGGGTGGCACTGTGCCTTTTGCTCACAGGCTGCGGTACTGGCGGCGGGAACGGCTCTGGAGAGGAAGGGCTGACCGTGCTGACCATCGGCACAGCCGACAGCGGCGGGACGATGTATACCGTGGGCAGCGCCCTTGCCCAGGCTATTACCAACGGAGACAGCTCCATCAAAGTGAATATCGGAGCATCCACCGGCTCGGCGATGAACGTGCGGGGCTTGGTTGGAGGAGAAATTGATCTGGGGCTGGTATCCGGTGATGTGGCTTACGCTGCCTACTATGGGCAGGATGATTTTTCCCAGCCCATGGAGAGTCTGCGGGCGGTGGCGGCCCTCTATGTCAGTACCTCCAACTGGATTGCGCCCCAGTCTGTGGGTGCGGAGTATGTCCATGACTTGGTAGGCAAGCGGATTGGCGTGGGGCCCCAGGAATCCACCACAGAACTGTCTGCCCGTACAGCGGTGACAGTGCTTGGTCTCGACCAGGGAGGAACGCAGCTGCTCAACTGCGGACTGGGCGATGGGGCACGGATGGTAGAGCAGGGCGAACTGGATGCCATCCATGGCTTCTCTGGCGCGCCGGTTGGAGGACTGAAGGAACTGGCCCAAAACCAGCCCTGTCAGCTTTTGAAATATACCCAGGAGGAGCTGGAGGCCATTTTAGACGAGAATCAGTCATATTATCCGGTGGTCATTCCGGCGGGGACCTATGCGGGACAGGAGGAAGATGTAGATACCTTTGGGGTCAAGTGCCTGCTGTGTGTCGATGCCTCTATGCCTGAAAATTTGGTCTATCAGATCACCCAGGAGATCTGGGCAGCCACCGAGAAGCTGAGCAAGGAGCACCCGGCCCTGGCTGAGATGGCAGACAGAGAATTTGTCTGCCAGGATCTGCCCATCCCTTTGCATTCGGGGGCGTGGGAGTTCTATGAAGACCAGGGAATTCTGGAGTAA
- a CDS encoding LacI family DNA-binding transcriptional regulator — translation MATLKDIAAATGISVSTISRVLNQDESISVTSQTQQKILEAAQALGYVPVRSRKSEGDRALKIGIAQMFESEQVMQDPYYLYMKNALEQVCFSRGVETTPLFRDQQGNFAMQGEGGLDGIFAIGSFTWQEIRSFQKLSRHVVFVDSSPDDEQFFSAVPNFHLGVRQALNHLLDAGHVKIGFIGSHFTLQETHDLKLDARLYYFRNSLQDKGLYRPEWALDCEMTSPSAYQALSRAIKEWDQPPTALFISSDAMVQGVLRALDEAGWAIPEQISLIAFNDTPLSQNATPPLSSVRVLQHELAVAAMTAMELSRSGAQYPFKTVVPCVFVDRRSVAKAKK, via the coding sequence ATGGCAACTTTAAAAGATATCGCCGCTGCCACCGGGATCTCGGTATCCACCATTTCCCGGGTACTCAATCAGGATGAGAGTATCAGCGTCACCTCTCAGACCCAGCAGAAGATCCTGGAAGCGGCCCAGGCGCTGGGCTATGTGCCGGTGCGCAGCCGAAAGAGCGAGGGGGACCGGGCCCTGAAAATTGGTATCGCTCAAATGTTTGAGAGCGAGCAGGTCATGCAGGACCCCTACTATCTGTACATGAAAAATGCCCTGGAGCAAGTGTGCTTCTCCCGGGGGGTGGAGACTACGCCCCTGTTTCGGGACCAGCAGGGCAACTTTGCTATGCAGGGCGAAGGAGGACTGGACGGAATCTTTGCCATCGGCAGCTTCACCTGGCAGGAGATCCGCAGCTTTCAAAAGCTGAGCCGCCACGTGGTTTTTGTGGACTCCTCCCCCGACGATGAACAATTTTTCTCTGCTGTGCCCAACTTCCATCTGGGCGTGCGGCAGGCGCTCAACCATCTGCTGGATGCCGGCCATGTGAAGATCGGCTTTATCGGCAGCCACTTCACGCTGCAGGAGACCCATGACCTGAAGCTGGACGCCCGGCTGTACTACTTCCGCAACAGTCTGCAGGACAAGGGGCTCTACCGTCCGGAGTGGGCGCTGGACTGCGAGATGACCTCGCCCTCCGCCTACCAGGCCCTCAGCCGCGCCATTAAGGAGTGGGACCAGCCTCCCACCGCCCTGTTTATCTCCTCCGACGCCATGGTGCAGGGCGTGCTGCGTGCGCTGGACGAGGCAGGCTGGGCAATTCCGGAGCAAATCAGCCTGATTGCCTTCAATGATACGCCCCTGTCTCAAAACGCCACACCACCTCTCTCCTCCGTGCGGGTACTCCAGCACGAACTGGCGGTGGCAGCCATGACTGCCATGGAGCTGAGCCGTTCGGGAGCCCAATACCCCTTTAAAACCGTGGTCCCCTGTGTATTTGTGGATCGGCGCAGCGTGGCCAAGGCAAAAAAATAA
- the cysK gene encoding cysteine synthase A, whose amino-acid sequence MAKIVHTVEELIGNTPLFHLETNPQTGARLLVKLEFLNPGGSTKDRAALSMVRNAEERGLLAPGGTIIEPTSGNTGIGLACVAASRGYRLILTMPDTMSAERRAMLAAYGAQLVLTPGAQGMQGAVDKAEALAKEIPGSLIAGQFENPANPDAHYRTTGPEIWADTQGQVDALVACVGTGGTITGTGRYLKEQNSALHVAAVEPDASPLLSGGQAGPHQIQGIGANFIPAALDRSLLDEVVRVTDEQAFQTGRELAKHFGLLVGISSGAAVWAARQLCAREEFRDKTVVAVLPDSGDRYFSSPMFAQE is encoded by the coding sequence ATGGCCAAGATCGTTCATACCGTAGAGGAGCTGATTGGAAACACCCCTCTGTTCCACCTGGAGACCAATCCCCAGACCGGAGCCCGTCTGCTTGTAAAGCTGGAGTTTCTTAACCCCGGCGGCAGCACCAAGGACCGTGCCGCCCTTTCCATGGTACGTAACGCCGAAGAGCGGGGTCTTCTGGCCCCCGGCGGCACCATTATCGAACCCACCTCCGGAAATACCGGCATCGGTCTGGCCTGTGTGGCCGCCAGCCGAGGCTACCGCCTGATCCTCACCATGCCCGACACCATGAGTGCAGAGCGGCGGGCCATGCTGGCCGCTTACGGTGCCCAGCTGGTGCTTACCCCCGGCGCTCAGGGGATGCAGGGGGCCGTGGACAAGGCGGAAGCTCTGGCCAAGGAGATCCCCGGCAGCCTCATCGCCGGACAGTTTGAAAATCCCGCCAACCCGGATGCCCACTACCGCACCACCGGTCCGGAGATCTGGGCAGACACCCAGGGCCAGGTGGATGCCCTGGTGGCCTGTGTGGGTACCGGCGGCACCATTACCGGCACCGGCCGCTATCTGAAGGAACAAAACTCCGCCCTCCATGTGGCGGCGGTGGAGCCTGACGCCTCTCCCCTGCTCTCCGGCGGCCAGGCCGGTCCTCACCAGATTCAGGGCATCGGCGCCAACTTCATTCCTGCCGCACTGGACCGCTCCCTGCTGGACGAGGTGGTCCGGGTCACCGACGAGCAGGCCTTCCAGACCGGCCGGGAACTGGCCAAGCATTTTGGCCTGCTGGTGGGCATCTCCTCCGGCGCCGCCGTGTGGGCCGCCCGCCAGCTGTGCGCCCGGGAGGAGTTCCGGGATAAAACCGTGGTTGCCGTTCTTCCCGACTCGGGGGACCGCTATTTCTCCTCTCCCATGTTCGCCCAGGAATGA
- a CDS encoding patatin family protein, whose translation MKTGLVLEGGALRTIYSTGVMDAMLSKDLMVDYVIGVSAGIAYGVSYVSKQPQRNLEILTRFVNDRRYMGLKNLVDKHNRSYFGLEFSYETIPNELVPFDYDTFAAFPGHVEAVVTNLDTGKAEYMEVPRRDEKFLLLQATCALPLMFPIYHLDGKPYLDGGAADAIPFRRAFEQGCDRAVVILTKPRDFVRKAEKLQRLIERRYREYPNFCQTMRERAEKYNADKEELFELERQGKVLIFAPDSLHGVGRIEHNVEKLRLLWGEGYQHGVERMEELESFLGR comes from the coding sequence ATGAAAACTGGTTTGGTATTGGAAGGGGGCGCGCTGCGCACCATTTATTCCACCGGCGTGATGGATGCCATGCTCTCCAAGGATCTGATGGTGGACTATGTGATCGGTGTGTCGGCGGGCATTGCCTACGGGGTGAGCTATGTCTCCAAACAACCTCAGCGCAACTTGGAGATCCTTACCCGGTTTGTAAACGACCGGCGGTATATGGGGCTGAAAAATCTGGTGGATAAGCATAACCGCAGCTATTTTGGCCTGGAGTTCTCCTATGAGACCATCCCCAACGAACTGGTTCCCTTTGACTATGATACCTTTGCCGCCTTTCCCGGACACGTAGAGGCGGTGGTGACCAATCTGGACACCGGCAAGGCGGAGTATATGGAGGTGCCCCGGCGGGATGAAAAGTTCCTGCTGCTTCAGGCTACCTGTGCTCTGCCTCTGATGTTCCCCATCTATCACCTGGACGGCAAACCCTATCTGGACGGTGGAGCGGCAGATGCCATCCCCTTCCGTCGTGCCTTTGAGCAGGGGTGTGACCGGGCCGTAGTGATCCTGACCAAGCCCCGGGATTTTGTGCGTAAGGCGGAGAAACTCCAGCGTCTCATTGAGCGGCGCTACCGTGAGTACCCCAACTTCTGCCAGACGATGCGGGAGCGGGCAGAGAAGTACAACGCGGATAAAGAGGAGCTGTTTGAGCTGGAGCGCCAGGGCAAGGTGCTGATCTTTGCCCCTGACTCCCTCCACGGAGTTGGACGTATCGAGCACAATGTGGAAAAGCTGCGCCTGCTGTGGGGAGAGGGCTATCAGCACGGCGTGGAGCGGATGGAGGAGCTGGAATCCTTCCTGGGCCGCTGA
- a CDS encoding DUF3842 family protein: MKKIVIIDGQGGRLGKLLVEETRARMPQAHILVIGTNGVATSTMQKAGADQAATGENPVVRGVQDADAVLGPMGIVVSDAILGEVTPAMAQAVGSCRARKFLVPMNSCGVWVAGTQEMGLAGYVKLVVEEAARYLEEEDA, from the coding sequence ATGAAGAAAATCGTGATCATTGACGGTCAGGGAGGCCGTCTTGGAAAGCTGCTGGTGGAGGAGACCCGCGCCCGGATGCCGCAGGCCCATATTTTGGTCATTGGGACCAACGGGGTGGCCACCTCTACCATGCAGAAGGCGGGAGCGGACCAAGCGGCCACTGGAGAGAACCCGGTGGTGCGGGGAGTACAGGATGCGGACGCAGTGCTGGGCCCCATGGGTATCGTCGTATCTGACGCCATTTTAGGGGAGGTTACCCCTGCTATGGCCCAGGCGGTGGGCAGCTGCCGGGCCAGAAAGTTTCTGGTGCCCATGAACAGCTGCGGTGTATGGGTGGCCGGTACCCAGGAGATGGGACTGGCGGGCTATGTGAAGCTGGTGGTAGAGGAAGCCGCCCGCTACCTGGAAGAGGAGGATGCTTGA
- a CDS encoding aldo/keto reductase has translation MDYRMEKPGMELRPSLLGYGCMRFPVNKDHTVDEEKAQQLIDRAMEAGVTYYDTAWFYHDGESEPMMGRLLSRYPRESYCLATKMPCAIIDSLEQAKDIFSKQFERLQTDYFDFYLLHSLSGRSWKKMLELGVVDFLEQCHREGKFRWFGFSFHDEYEAFEEILRARDWDFCQIQLNYMDQNIQAGLRGHDLALELGVPLVIMEPVKGGLLAQPPEEVLEPLRALDPDATPSSWAMRWVGSLPGVKIVLSGMGSMEQLEDNLNTFSQFRPLSDEERAAVDETARRLAQRVKNGCTGCRYCMPCPAGVDIPKSFRIWNRMAMYQNYPVTRRDWKGMEAEARPDQCYRCGRCERLCPQHLPIRAQLAQAHAEITAFTEKR, from the coding sequence ATGGACTACCGCATGGAGAAACCGGGGATGGAGCTGCGACCCTCCCTGTTGGGCTATGGCTGTATGCGCTTTCCCGTGAACAAGGACCACACCGTGGACGAGGAGAAGGCCCAGCAGCTCATCGACCGTGCCATGGAGGCAGGAGTGACCTACTATGACACCGCCTGGTTTTACCACGACGGGGAGAGCGAGCCGATGATGGGGCGCCTGCTCTCCCGCTATCCCCGGGAGAGCTACTGCCTGGCCACCAAGATGCCCTGCGCCATTATCGACAGCCTGGAGCAGGCCAAGGATATCTTTTCCAAGCAGTTTGAGCGGCTCCAGACCGACTACTTTGACTTCTACCTTCTGCACAGCCTCAGCGGCCGCAGCTGGAAGAAGATGCTGGAGCTTGGGGTCGTGGACTTTTTAGAGCAGTGCCATCGGGAGGGCAAGTTCCGCTGGTTCGGCTTTTCGTTCCATGATGAGTACGAGGCTTTTGAGGAGATCCTCCGGGCCAGAGACTGGGATTTCTGTCAGATCCAGCTCAACTACATGGACCAGAACATCCAGGCGGGCCTGCGGGGCCACGATCTGGCCTTGGAGCTGGGGGTCCCTCTGGTCATCATGGAGCCGGTGAAGGGCGGACTGCTGGCTCAGCCCCCGGAGGAGGTGCTGGAACCTCTGCGCGCGCTGGATCCCGATGCCACGCCCTCTTCCTGGGCCATGCGCTGGGTAGGCAGTTTGCCCGGAGTGAAGATAGTGCTCAGCGGCATGGGCAGCATGGAACAGCTGGAGGACAATCTGAATACCTTCAGCCAGTTCCGTCCTCTGTCCGATGAGGAGCGGGCGGCGGTGGATGAGACAGCCCGCCGGCTGGCTCAGCGGGTGAAAAACGGCTGCACCGGCTGCCGGTACTGTATGCCCTGCCCGGCTGGGGTGGACATCCCCAAGAGCTTCCGTATCTGGAACCGTATGGCCATGTATCAGAACTACCCTGTCACCCGCCGGGATTGGAAGGGAATGGAGGCCGAGGCCCGACCCGACCAGTGCTACCGCTGCGGCCGGTGTGAGCGGCTGTGTCCTCAGCATCTGCCTATCCGCGCGCAGCTGGCCCAGGCGCATGCTGAGATCACCGCCTTTACGGAGAAGCGTTGA
- a CDS encoding ECF transporter S component — translation MYATASSSRLRIKRLVLSALMLALAYVLPFFTGNIPQIGSMLLPMHLPVLLCGFLCGGSWGALVGFIAPLMRSVLTGGFPPMFPTALAMAFELAAYGFISGLLYRRLPHSWAGTYASLAAAMIGGRIVWGIVEVILLTSTGSAFTFAAFVAGAFTNAIPGIILQLVALPAIVRALEKANLIPQE, via the coding sequence ATGTACGCAACCGCATCCTCTTCTCGCCTGCGCATCAAGCGCCTGGTTCTGTCCGCTCTTATGCTGGCTCTGGCCTATGTACTCCCTTTCTTTACGGGGAACATCCCCCAGATCGGCTCTATGCTGCTGCCCATGCACCTGCCGGTGCTGCTGTGCGGCTTTCTCTGCGGCGGCTCCTGGGGCGCTCTGGTTGGCTTTATTGCTCCCCTGATGCGCTCGGTTCTCACCGGAGGCTTCCCTCCCATGTTCCCCACTGCTCTGGCCATGGCCTTTGAGCTGGCCGCCTATGGTTTCATTTCCGGCCTGCTTTACCGCCGCCTGCCCCATTCCTGGGCTGGCACCTACGCTTCTCTGGCAGCGGCTATGATCGGCGGCCGGATCGTGTGGGGTATTGTGGAGGTAATCCTGCTCACCTCCACTGGCAGCGCCTTCACCTTCGCTGCTTTTGTGGCAGGCGCCTTTACTAACGCCATCCCTGGCATCATCCTGCAGCTCGTGGCTCTGCCCGCCATTGTCCGTGCTCTGGAGAAAGCCAATCTCATCCCTCAGGAGTGA
- a CDS encoding TetM/TetW/TetO/TetS family tetracycline resistance ribosomal protection protein — protein sequence MLHMEAKQLSVGLLAHVDAGKTTLSEALLYRGGRLRKLGRVDHQDAFLDTDRQERERGITIFSKQAVLPLKDLTITLLDTPGHVDFSTEMERTLQVLDYAILVISGTDGVQGHTRTLWQLLARYHIPTFLFINKMDLPGTQRQELLEKLKASFGEGCVDFDPAQDQDVFGENVAVCDEGILEQYLENGTLEDRDIVSLIRHRKVFPCYFGSALKLEGVDELLEGLERYAAPPLYPQEFGARVFKIARDPQGGRLTYLKVTGGCLKVKDLLTNQRPDGSLPSDQVWQEKADQLRIYSGAQFQAVDRAEAGTVCAVTGLSRTFPGQGLGFEGASPLPMLEPVLTYQVQLPEGANVHTALKQLSQLEEEDPQLHVAWDEHSREIHLQLMGQVQLEVLKQLISDRFGLDVTFGQGSIIYKETILEPVEGVGHFEPLRHYAEVHLLLEPAPRGSGLQFDTACSEDVLDRNWQRLILTHLMEKEHRGVLTGSPITDLRITLLTGRAHAKHTEGGDFRQATYRAVRQGLKMAQSVLLEPWYQLRLELPQEQVGRAMSDVQRMGGSLELSETMGDQSVLTGSAPVSQARDYALEVAAYTRGQGRLFCTLDGYRPCPDQQAVVDAIGYDSDRDVDNPADSVFCDHGAGFVVKWNEVRQYMHVDSGLTFDIPEPEEPEFPPAAPRKGSVYSGSLEADKELQAIFERTYGPIKARDLRPQPKPRKRDELPEYQAIKTPEQLGPEYLLVDGYNIIFAWDELKAIAQDNLDAARQRLMDILENYQGFRKCQVILVFDAYRVPRGVGEVVHYHNIHVVYTKEAETADAYIEKATYELSRKKYRVRVATSDYAEQLIILGHGALRLSATTFHAEVEQATGEISALLRQQNNTSPPSRPIQHAMERAQKRRS from the coding sequence ATGTTGCACATGGAAGCAAAACAACTTTCCGTGGGTCTGCTGGCCCATGTTGACGCAGGTAAGACCACTCTGTCGGAGGCTCTGCTCTATCGAGGCGGGCGGCTGCGCAAGCTGGGCCGGGTGGATCACCAAGACGCCTTTCTGGATACCGACCGCCAGGAGCGGGAGCGTGGCATCACGATCTTCTCCAAGCAGGCCGTACTGCCTCTCAAGGATTTGACCATCACTCTGTTGGACACACCGGGACATGTGGACTTCTCCACGGAGATGGAGCGCACTCTCCAGGTGCTGGACTATGCCATTCTGGTCATCAGCGGCACCGACGGGGTTCAGGGTCACACCCGCACCCTGTGGCAGCTGCTGGCCCGGTACCATATTCCTACCTTCCTTTTTATCAATAAAATGGACCTGCCCGGCACGCAGCGGCAGGAGCTTCTGGAAAAGCTGAAGGCCTCCTTCGGGGAGGGCTGTGTGGACTTTGATCCCGCCCAGGACCAGGACGTCTTTGGGGAAAATGTAGCCGTATGTGATGAGGGCATTTTGGAACAGTATCTGGAGAACGGAACTCTGGAGGACCGAGACATCGTCTCTCTCATCCGTCACCGGAAGGTATTTCCCTGCTACTTTGGCTCCGCGTTAAAGTTAGAGGGTGTGGACGAGCTGCTGGAGGGACTGGAGCGCTATGCCGCGCCCCCGCTCTATCCCCAGGAGTTCGGCGCCCGGGTGTTCAAAATTGCCCGGGATCCTCAGGGAGGCCGCCTGACCTATCTGAAGGTCACCGGCGGGTGTTTAAAAGTAAAGGATCTGCTCACCAACCAACGCCCTGACGGGAGTCTGCCCTCCGACCAGGTTTGGCAGGAGAAGGCCGACCAGCTGCGTATCTACTCCGGTGCTCAGTTTCAAGCTGTGGACCGGGCAGAAGCGGGAACCGTGTGCGCTGTCACCGGTCTGAGCCGCACCTTCCCCGGCCAGGGACTTGGCTTTGAGGGTGCCTCCCCCCTGCCTATGCTGGAGCCGGTGCTCACCTACCAAGTCCAGCTCCCCGAGGGAGCAAACGTCCACACCGCATTAAAACAGCTCAGCCAACTGGAGGAGGAGGACCCTCAGCTCCACGTAGCCTGGGACGAGCACAGCCGGGAAATTCACTTGCAGCTCATGGGCCAGGTCCAGCTGGAGGTACTGAAGCAGCTGATTTCTGACCGCTTTGGTCTGGATGTCACCTTCGGCCAGGGCAGCATCATTTACAAGGAGACCATTCTGGAGCCCGTGGAGGGAGTAGGCCACTTTGAGCCCCTGCGCCACTACGCCGAAGTACACCTTTTATTGGAGCCCGCCCCTCGGGGCAGTGGTCTGCAATTTGACACTGCCTGCAGCGAGGACGTGCTGGACCGGAACTGGCAGCGGCTCATTTTGACCCACCTGATGGAAAAGGAGCACCGGGGCGTACTCACCGGATCCCCCATCACTGATCTGCGCATCACCCTGCTCACCGGGCGGGCCCACGCCAAGCACACCGAGGGAGGCGACTTCCGCCAGGCCACCTACCGGGCCGTGCGTCAGGGACTGAAAATGGCCCAGAGTGTGCTTCTGGAGCCCTGGTACCAGCTGCGGCTGGAGTTGCCTCAGGAGCAGGTGGGACGAGCTATGTCCGATGTACAGCGAATGGGAGGCAGCCTGGAGCTGTCCGAGACTATGGGGGACCAGTCCGTCCTCACCGGCTCCGCTCCCGTCTCCCAGGCCAGGGACTACGCCCTGGAGGTGGCCGCCTACACCAGGGGGCAAGGGCGGCTCTTCTGCACCCTGGACGGCTATCGCCCCTGTCCCGACCAGCAGGCGGTGGTAGACGCCATCGGCTACGACAGCGACCGGGATGTGGATAACCCCGCCGACTCGGTATTCTGCGACCATGGGGCAGGTTTTGTGGTCAAATGGAATGAGGTACGCCAGTACATGCACGTGGACAGCGGCCTTACGTTTGATATTCCAGAGCCAGAAGAACCGGAGTTTCCCCCCGCCGCTCCCAGGAAGGGCTCGGTATATTCCGGCTCCCTGGAGGCCGACAAGGAGCTTCAGGCCATCTTTGAGCGCACCTATGGTCCCATCAAAGCCCGTGATCTGCGTCCCCAGCCCAAGCCCCGCAAGCGGGACGAGCTGCCGGAATACCAGGCCATCAAGACTCCGGAACAGTTAGGGCCGGAATACCTGTTGGTAGACGGCTACAACATCATCTTCGCCTGGGACGAGCTGAAAGCCATCGCCCAGGACAATCTGGACGCCGCCCGGCAGCGGCTGATGGACATTTTGGAAAACTACCAGGGGTTTCGTAAGTGCCAGGTCATCCTGGTCTTTGATGCCTACCGAGTACCTCGAGGGGTGGGCGAGGTGGTCCACTACCACAATATCCACGTGGTATACACCAAAGAGGCGGAGACCGCCGATGCCTACATCGAAAAGGCCACCTATGAGCTCAGCCGGAAAAAGTACCGGGTACGGGTAGCCACCTCGGACTATGCCGAGCAGCTTATCATTCTGGGCCACGGAGCGCTGCGTCTGTCCGCCACCACCTTCCACGCTGAGGTAGAGCAGGCCACAGGAGAGATCTCCGCTCTGCTGCGGCAGCAGAACAACACCAGCCCCCCTTCCCGGCCTATCCAGCACGCCATGGAACGGGCTCAGAAGCGCCGCTCTTGA
- the guaA gene encoding glutamine-hydrolyzing GMP synthase — translation MKQDMILVLDLGSQENPRLAREIRSLGVYSEIHPHDITLEQVHALPNVKGIIVNGGPNRVVDGVEIDVSTEIYNCELPVLLVDHKGEVGWPEDEADRKEALANFVFGLCQAEPNWNMENFIADQVELIRRQVGDKKVLLALSGGVDSSVVAALLIKAIGKQLTCVHVNHGLLRKGEPEQVVKVFRDEMDANLVYVDAVDRFLDKLAGVSDPEQKRKIIGGEFIRVFEEEARKLEGISFLGQGTIYPDIIESGTKTVKAVKSHHNVGGLPEDLNFELVEPLKMLFKDEVRACGKALGLPDSMVYRQPFPGPGLGVRCLGAITRDRLEAVRESDAILREEFAKNGLEGKVWQYFTAIPDIKSVGVRDGVRADEWPVIIRAVNTVDAMTATVEDVPFALLQHITQRITHEVKGVNRVLYDLTPKPTGTIEWE, via the coding sequence ATGAAGCAGGATATGATCCTTGTTCTGGACCTGGGCAGCCAGGAAAATCCCCGCCTGGCCCGGGAAATCCGTTCCCTGGGCGTGTACAGTGAGATCCACCCCCACGACATTACGTTGGAGCAGGTGCATGCGCTGCCCAATGTGAAGGGCATCATTGTTAACGGCGGCCCCAACCGTGTGGTAGACGGTGTGGAGATCGATGTATCCACCGAGATCTATAACTGCGAGCTGCCCGTGCTGCTGGTGGACCACAAGGGCGAGGTGGGCTGGCCCGAGGATGAGGCGGACCGGAAAGAGGCTCTGGCCAACTTCGTCTTTGGCCTGTGTCAGGCTGAGCCCAACTGGAACATGGAAAACTTCATTGCGGACCAGGTGGAGCTCATCCGCCGCCAGGTGGGAGACAAGAAAGTGCTGCTGGCGCTCAGCGGCGGCGTGGACTCCTCTGTGGTGGCCGCTCTGCTCATCAAGGCCATTGGCAAGCAGCTCACCTGTGTCCACGTCAACCACGGCCTGCTCCGTAAGGGCGAGCCAGAGCAGGTAGTCAAGGTATTCCGGGATGAGATGGACGCCAATCTGGTCTATGTGGATGCAGTGGACCGCTTCCTGGACAAGCTGGCCGGGGTCAGTGACCCGGAGCAGAAGCGTAAGATCATCGGCGGGGAGTTTATCCGCGTCTTTGAGGAGGAGGCCCGGAAGTTGGAGGGCATCTCCTTCCTGGGTCAGGGTACCATCTACCCCGATATCATCGAGTCCGGCACCAAGACCGTGAAGGCGGTAAAGAGCCATCACAACGTGGGCGGCCTTCCCGAGGATCTGAACTTTGAACTGGTGGAGCCTCTGAAGATGCTCTTCAAGGACGAGGTGCGCGCCTGCGGCAAGGCTTTGGGCCTGCCCGACAGCATGGTCTACCGTCAGCCGTTCCCCGGCCCCGGCCTGGGCGTGCGCTGCCTGGGAGCCATCACCCGTGACCGCCTGGAGGCAGTGCGGGAGTCTGACGCCATCCTCCGGGAGGAGTTTGCCAAGAATGGCCTGGAGGGCAAGGTTTGGCAGTACTTTACCGCCATCCCCGACATCAAGAGCGTGGGCGTGCGGGATGGCGTGCGGGCCGACGAGTGGCCGGTCATCATTCGGGCGGTCAATACGGTAGACGCCATGACCGCCACCGTGGAGGATGTGCCTTTTGCGCTCCTGCAGCATATTACCCAGCGCATTACCCATGAGGTAAAGGGTGTCAACCGGGTGCTTTATGATCTCACGCCGAAGCCCACGGGGACCATCGAATGGGAGTAA
- a CDS encoding ABC transporter ATP-binding protein translates to MAILITKDLCKTYGSGDNAVHALNHVSLTVEEGEFVSIVGTSGSGKSTFLNLVGGLDKPTSGEVWVRGHDLGKLNDEQLTIFRRRNIGFVFQNFNLIPMLNVYENITFTLEADGLQPDKEFLDGIIHALGLEEKRYAMPDQLSGGQQQRVAIARALATKPAMILADEPTGNLDSKTGLEVALLLQNSVRKFGQTLIMITHNEELAQLADHILHIEDGRILGKEGDHVPHS, encoded by the coding sequence ATGGCGATTTTGATTACCAAAGATTTGTGCAAGACATACGGCAGCGGAGACAATGCCGTCCACGCGCTGAACCACGTATCCCTGACGGTGGAAGAGGGTGAGTTTGTTTCCATTGTAGGAACCTCCGGCAGCGGGAAGTCCACCTTTTTAAATTTAGTGGGCGGACTGGACAAGCCAACCTCTGGTGAAGTGTGGGTGCGGGGGCACGACCTGGGAAAACTCAATGACGAGCAGCTCACCATCTTCCGTCGGCGAAACATCGGCTTTGTCTTTCAGAATTTCAATCTCATCCCCATGCTCAATGTGTATGAGAATATCACCTTCACCTTGGAGGCAGATGGGCTGCAGCCTGACAAGGAGTTTTTGGACGGGATCATCCATGCCCTTGGACTGGAGGAGAAACGCTATGCCATGCCAGACCAACTCTCTGGCGGACAGCAGCAGCGGGTGGCCATTGCCAGAGCTTTGGCCACTAAGCCGGCCATGATCCTGGCCGATGAGCCCACCGGAAACCTGGACAGCAAAACCGGGCTGGAGGTAGCCCTGCTGCTCCAAAATTCCGTGCGGAAGTTTGGGCAGACTCTCATCATGATCACCCACAACGAGGAACTGGCCCAGCTGGCCGACCACATCCTCCACATTGAGGACGGACGCATCCTGGGGAAGGAGGGGGACCATGTTCCGCATTCATAA